The Elaeis guineensis isolate ETL-2024a chromosome 12, EG11, whole genome shotgun sequence sequence cataactccggtcagtgtggatttGTTTTGCAGGTTGCTCATCGCCAGACTCAGGCACACtcggggattggccgcaacactttctttcctctttatattcattatttatatttttttatggctGGTATCACCCGGGCAAAGTGATCAGCCGTTCACGTAGCAACATAACTTACTGCTAAATTAGATGCTTGAATTCATGCTTGTTTTCGGTTATTCCATGCAGTGGGTACTGATGACATGGACTGATGAGGAGTGCATGCTGATACTGAAGAACTGCTACAAAGCCCTGCCAGAAAAGGGGAAGGTGATTGCTTGCGAGCCAGTGCTCCCAGAAGAGACTGACAACAGCCAGAGAACTCGAGCCCTGCTGGAGAATGACATCTTTGTCATGACCATTTACCGAGTTCAGGGGAGAGGACGCACCGAGGAAGAGTTCCGGCAGATAGGGCTCTCGGTCGGATTCTCCAACTTCAAAGCATTCTATTCGGACCATTTCTACACAATCCTTGAATTCCAGAAGTAATGCTTGATAGAAGGAAGAAGCTGTCTATGAGAGAACTTAGATATGTTGGAATCTTATGCTTCAGTAATTCGCATGCTTTTGTCTATCTTGTACTCTACCTCTCGTTATCTTTCTGTTTGTAGAGACTTCTATCTCGTATTTGTAGAGACTTGTGTCTTGTGTTTCCGAGAGAATGGCTGTCCTAATTTGTTCGAAGGCAAAAAGGACACGCCATTCAAGATAGATCAATAACCGGGTCACCATATAAGTCTCAATTGATGTTAATCTGTCGGCAGCTTTCATTGGAGGTGAATAAGTGACTCTAGTAAATGATGAACCTGTTTGGGATATCCTCCTGGTAATTATATTCAACACCTTCATCGATCAGAGAtggaattttttctcttccttgtAGAGGCAAATTTGTGGAAGAAGTCATTACCTTCTAATAACCAATTTAGTTTGGACCTCTGTTTCTGGTATAATTCTTCCTTGGAATATATATCATTAAGCTAGTCTTTGAGGACTTATCTAGATTGCAGTTCCACCATACTTGCGTCCTCGTGCAACATTTTCTTATTCCCCTAGTAAACCGGAAGAAGTTTGCTACTTCCTCTATTACTGCTCTAAAGAAAGTCCGACTTCAGTTTCAAATATGTATGGCTTCTTTAGTTTATCCTCAACTAAGTCTCCGTCAGCCACACGAGCATCCAATCCTCTTCTGATTTATACGAGGATCAATGTCCATTACATAACACGGAATTGGTTTAAAAAGTGAGGCATGGTTCACGCTTAAAGCCTTGATCCAGTTGTACTCGACCATCAATGGCGAAGAATATCTAGTCTTCCACCATCTGAAACCCAGTCACCAGCCTTGCAGTTTAAAAAATGAAAGGCAGAGGAGGAAATAAGGCACTTCCGTCaagtttattaataaataaattatttgcaGATGGTAATTAAGAGAATAAGAGAGACTTGTACAAGATTCAATGAGGGGTGAGCATAAATGAGGAGAGGGTGGACAATAGTTTTCTATGGCTCTCTATCGATTTTCTGTACATTAGGTCTCCCCACAATTTGAAGGTATGAAAGGATTTCGCATAGCACCACTTGTACCGAGGAGTTCCTTTTAAGAAAGATGTGGAAGTTCCTTTTGTGCCAAATCTGGCAACAAAGAGCAATCACTAGCTGATCCCATACTCTTCTAATGGATGAATGAATTTTTCTTCCTCCTCCAGGATGTGTAGAGAGTCCGAATATCTGGAGGCCACCCTTTTGGCTTGAGTTAGATCTTGAGAAGATACCTGATACTCTTTatggaggatattttgataacTAGATGGGATATGGTTTTGTTCCTCGTGCCACACAAGGGGTACCCAGCATTAACTGGTCCACCTTTTTTAACAAGTATTAGTCTTGTAGTTAACCTCATTGCATGAACTTTCAGATGAGTGTTTTATCAAATTGCAAGTAGAGATGTTCACTTGTGGATATCCAAGAAGATCATAcctatacctatatatatatatatatatatatatatatatataagaagacAATATTCTCAGGTCACAGTTCGTATTTCAATCAGCTTCTTCGCAAAAATGGAAATCAGCTTCTCCATGGATTTAAAATTCCGACCACTCAACAAACCAATGAGCATCCGGAGGTGATTGTCACCCGTACATCTTTATCTATTTctgttttttattatttatttaagaaTCAGAATAAGGGCCAAAGATGGTTTTGGGTTACGCATCGAACATTATCTTAATTGGCCCTTCCGAGAAACCACCCTCTGGATTTGATCCAAGGTTTATGCTGGTACGCTTTCAAAGAACCATAAAATACCATATCAGTGATCGTAATATTTAAATTGGAGGCTTCCAAAGGTGTTATTATACTAATTTCTTCGTTTGTGGTAGACAAACCTCCAGAAAGTTCACTAAATATTCGTCGAGGGACATGCACTAATTTATTCGGCACCACAATAGCATCCCAGATATGTGCCCCAGCCCTTCACCTGACTCTGCGCTACACGGTGGAAAATTTGTGAACAACTGATTCATTATTTATCGAGAATAATTCTGCGAAACACTCAATTGCAGATGAAATAACAAAaaactcagtttttttttttttttgtctaattCTAAGATAGTGTTACCGCGTTCCCAGCAGAGCAGCAGGCTCCATTCCAAGATTCACCGCACCCATAAACAATAAAATAAATACTGTACGGGGCCCACAAATTAAGCGGCCGGATGACTATGTCTTTCCCACCCTCTTCAAATCCAACCGACCAACCTCTCCCTTATCCCCGCTCGGCGCTCACACATAAAGATCCGCCTCCCAAACTGAAACCGCTCCTccatccctcctcttctccgagcCCCTTCTTCCCTTCCCTTTAATCTCTTATTATCCCCTGCCATCGAAGAATTAGAGACACCCATCGGAACCATAACCCAGTTATAAGCCCAAAATGATAACAACCAACCGGAGGCTCCTCCTAAATGAGAAAGCCCCGGGTCCGCTCATCCAGCGGGGGGAGCCCAACGCCACCGCCGCCGCCACCGACTCCCCGGCGCTCCTCCAGTCCAACCCGTCTTCCATGGCCTTCACGGCGTTTATCATCCTCGTCGCGCTCTTCTTCCTCGGCTTCTTCGGCATCGTCGCCCGCCGCTTCTTCTACGGCATCCACGTCGAGGACGACCCCCGCCGCCGCCCGGCGGCGGCCTCGTCGCCGCGGCGGTTCCGGGGGAGGTCCTACGCCGCGGCCGCGCGCGGCCTGGACCGGGCGGTGGTGCGGCAGCTGCCGGTGCTGTCGTACGTCGGCGGGGGAGGGAAAGAAGGGTGCGTGGTCTGCCTCGCGGAATTCGAAGGCAAGGAGAAGGTGAAGCTGATTCCTGGGTGTGGACACGTGTTCCACCCCCAATGCATAGATTCATGGCTGATGTCCAAAGGCTCGTGTCCGATTTGCCGCTGCTCCGACCTGTTCGGATCGGGTCTTGGGAGAGGAGCGGTGAGGTTGGATTTGGTTGTCGGGGATGGTGGAGAAGAGTTTGGAGTGGACGTGGAGGTGGGGCCAGGGAGGGAAGGGGTGGAGGAGGTGAGGGGGAGAGGAGGCGGCGAGGGGGAGAAGGTGGTGGAGTTGGGGAGGAGCTGTAGTTCTTCCGGTTTGTGGGTAGCGGGGGAGAGGGTGGTGTTCCTGCGGCGCACCTGCAGCTTCTGAGCGAGAAGATTGTGTCCGTGTCTGTGTTGGTGGGCCCGTCTTTTCAACACGTGTACAGCCATGCAACAGTAGGTTCTCATGTTGTAAATATCTCTAGGCGGAAGTTTCCAAGGAAAAGATCGCGTTCCTTCCAAGATTCTGTATTGTTTTATCATGCTCGTTAGTTTGGACAGTGGAAATCAGATTATTTTCTCGAGTGCATCAAAATCTGCCACGTAGCTGAGATGCACGAATCCTTCACAACTTACAGGGTCTACtattattaaaaaagaaaattcCTATATTACCAACTACGGGTGTGGCACAAGGAGGTCGCTTGCTTGTACCATCGCactctttttttgaatttttttagttaTAATACGATCCATCAACTTCAGTAAGACTTCTAGGAACATGATTTGGGACGAGTAGCAAAgctaaaaatctcacacaaaagtcATAGAAACTTGGAGTTTCGTTGTTGCAGCTCTTCCTGATTTTGCTAGCATTTTAAGAGGGACATACTCGTTGAGCTCAAGATTCAAACTGCAAGGAATGGTGCCTACGTCAAGGCCCAATAAAGTCTTCAACTCCTACTAATCAAGTAGCAGCATTAGACACAGGGTGGTACAAAAGAGGCACGCCGACACGTCCTACCTACCATGGATGGAATTCGGTGAAGTGGACCAATTCAGATAACATCGCGTTAATGTTCGAACAGATAATCCGAACTACAGAAGATCGCCGGGTGCCCAAAGATATTTTTGGCACAATGCTGCTGCCCCACCTTTTGTTGCCTTGATGATTTTTTCGTATGATAAATTTAGTGGTGGGTCATGCACATATTATTATCTTCTCCTTCAGGTCAATTGGCTTAGGAAGGTGACCTTCCTCACCTTCCCCGTTCCTGGTGGGGCATCCCCACTTACCGATGCAAGTGGATTCCTGGACGGGCGGCTCCTTGCGCCGGAAGCCACTTGCAAACGATGGGCGACGCGACTAAATCAATTTCGACGGGTTCACAAGATGTGAACGTTGACAACCTTTCCAAAATGAGATAGGCACGCATCAACGTCGAAAAGCATATGGTAGCCCCCTAGTGGGGCCATAAAAAGAGACTGCAACAATGGACAAACGATTCCCAAGATCAATTTGACTCAGCTAACCGGGCAAACATTAGGACCACCAAATTGTCTCCAATTCAGCAGACTTGGCCACCAATACGAAGAGGACTAGCCAAGCTTCGTGTAAGACTCGGCCAATCTATAAGGAATATACCTGAATCTAAAATCCAGACAGCGGTTCTGTCTCGTCCTAAATCCATTTATTCAGAGTCTGGTGAAGGAACCCAACCGACTCAGAACAAAACTGGACCTAACATGACATCGTACCTGTTAAATAGATGGGTTGGCTTGGACTAAGGATAAGGTGAACCTGGACCGACTCTGAACCATGCGCACACAAGACGAGGCCTCCACTGTAGCATGAAAAAGGAATG is a genomic window containing:
- the LOC105055640 gene encoding RING-H2 finger protein ATL57 encodes the protein MITTNRRLLLNEKAPGPLIQRGEPNATAAATDSPALLQSNPSSMAFTAFIILVALFFLGFFGIVARRFFYGIHVEDDPRRRPAAASSPRRFRGRSYAAAARGLDRAVVRQLPVLSYVGGGGKEGCVVCLAEFEGKEKVKLIPGCGHVFHPQCIDSWLMSKGSCPICRCSDLFGSGLGRGAVRLDLVVGDGGEEFGVDVEVGPGREGVEEVRGRGGGEGEKVVELGRSCSSSGLWVAGERVVFLRRTCSF